The Abyssisolibacter fermentans genome has a window encoding:
- a CDS encoding ABC transporter ATP-binding protein, producing the protein METVKIHALCKAYGNIQAVNNVSISVKSGEVFGLLGANGAGKSTTIECVLGTKEFDSGSISILGMHPQKQRKKLYQKVGVQFQESSYQDKITVAELCKVTQALYKQPADYVELLKQFGLSDKCKSQVSELSGGQKQRLFIILAFIPNPEVVFLDELTTGLDARARREVWKGLLDLKKKGLTIFLTSHFMDEVEALCDRICILKKGKSIFYGTVQEAIAGSPYEKFEEAYLWYTDEEEDDHESI; encoded by the coding sequence ATGGAAACAGTTAAAATTCATGCCTTATGCAAAGCATACGGAAATATACAGGCTGTAAATAACGTTAGCATATCAGTTAAAAGTGGAGAAGTGTTTGGATTACTTGGTGCTAATGGAGCTGGGAAAAGTACCACCATTGAATGTGTTTTAGGTACAAAGGAATTTGATAGCGGCTCAATTTCTATTTTAGGAATGCATCCACAAAAACAAAGAAAGAAATTATATCAGAAAGTTGGAGTCCAATTTCAAGAATCAAGCTATCAAGATAAAATAACAGTAGCAGAGCTTTGTAAAGTAACACAAGCCCTTTACAAACAGCCAGCAGATTATGTAGAATTGTTAAAACAGTTTGGGCTTTCGGATAAATGTAAAAGTCAAGTGAGTGAACTTTCAGGAGGGCAAAAGCAGCGCTTATTTATTATACTTGCCTTTATTCCTAACCCAGAAGTTGTGTTTTTAGATGAACTAACAACAGGACTTGATGCTAGAGCAAGGAGAGAGGTATGGAAAGGACTTTTGGATTTAAAAAAGAAAGGACTTACTATCTTTTTAACTTCGCATTTTATGGATGAGGTAGAAGCATTGTGTGATAGGATTTGTATTCTTAAAAAAGGAAAAAGTATTTTCTATGGAACGGTGCAGGAAGCAATCGCAGGAAGCCCATATGAGAAATTTGAGGAAGCTTATTTATGGTATACAGACGAGGAGGAAGATGATCATGAGAGCATTTAG
- a CDS encoding MerR family transcriptional regulator, which yields MENKYKTAQVAKVIGIHPNTVRLYEKLELIPKPQRLSNGYRVFTDFHIAQFKLTRTALKVEVLQSGLRKNIINIIKLSAQGKFQKAIAYTNNYINQVKIEQKNAEEAIEITKKLLSGIQEKEKDVAFTRKQTAVYLRVTIDTLRNWEMNGLISVKRKQNGYRVYTKNDIQILKIIRSLRCANYSLAAILRMVSALSNNSEIDVREVLNTPKADEDIVTACDKLLTSLSNAELNANCVLSQLKEMQEKFNINPTV from the coding sequence ATATAAGACAGCACAAGTAGCAAAGGTAATAGGCATACACCCTAATACAGTAAGGTTGTATGAAAAACTAGAATTAATACCTAAACCTCAAAGATTATCCAATGGATATCGAGTTTTTACAGATTTTCATATTGCACAATTTAAGCTGACCAGGACAGCACTTAAAGTTGAAGTGTTGCAAAGCGGTCTTAGGAAAAATATAATTAATATTATTAAATTATCTGCCCAAGGTAAATTTCAAAAGGCAATTGCATATACAAATAACTATATAAATCAAGTTAAAATAGAACAGAAGAATGCGGAAGAGGCTATAGAAATTACAAAAAAATTACTCTCTGGTATACAAGAGAAAGAAAAGGATGTAGCTTTCACAAGAAAACAAACTGCAGTTTACTTAAGAGTTACCATAGATACGTTAAGAAATTGGGAAATGAATGGGTTAATTTCTGTAAAAAGAAAACAAAATGGATATAGGGTATATACTAAAAATGATATTCAAATATTAAAGATAATACGTTCTTTACGTTGTGCAAATTATTCACTTGCAGCAATTTTGCGTATGGTAAGTGCCCTATCAAATAATTCAGAAATCGATGTACGAGAGGTTCTTAATACACCAAAAGCTGATGAAGATATTGTAACAGCATGTGATAAGCTTCTTACTTCACTAAGTAACGCGGAATTAAATGCAAATTGCGTTTTAAGTCAGTTAAAAGAAATGCAAGAAAAATTTAATATAAACCCTACAGTTTAA